The sequence GAGGGCGTCTTGAGTGTACCCGAATCGGTATCCCCGAGTTTAACACTCAAGGATGCCGCCCAGGAAGGTTTACCTGGTTCAGTGGAGGGCATGGGTTGTCCTGGGCTCCAATCCAGGCGCTCCAATTTCACGCTGCTTGCGTCGATCGTCTCCGGGCTCAGCCTGGCGTCGTCGACGAAGGCCATGTACGGATCGATCGCAGCCAGGCGCCGGTGGTAGGTGCTGGCCTCTTCGGTTTTGTTGTTTGCCCGAAGGACGGAAGCCATTATACGGTTCGCTTCGAGGCAGTAGGGTAATTTTTCCAAGATCTCGTTGCCCACTTCCGCCGCTTCCAGATGTTGATTGGTGCGTAAGTACATGGATGCGAGCATCACCTGGAGGTCGGGGCGTTCGGGATCTTCCTGGAGTGCGGCGCGCAGTTCCGCAATGGCCTGAGAATACAATTCGCCATGTGCGTACATACGTGCCAGGGCGCCGCGTGTCATCCGCACTTTAGCGGGTTCGACGCCGTCTCGATTGCCGATTAGTCGTCGGAGCTCTTGCTGGATTGCGGGATTGGCGGGGTTCGTCTCGAAGGCGCGTTCCATGTGCCAAATTGCGGAGTCCAAATTGCCTTCATCCTCGCGGACGATCGCCATACCGATGTGAGAAACGAAATCATCCGGTGCGGCGGAGAGAACGCGCTGGAAGATGTCGGCGGCATCCCCGTAGCGTTTGGCTTCCAGATACGCCTTCCCCAATAGCCGATAGGTGTCCAGATGCTTTGGATAGGCCTCGAGAATCCGCCGGCAATGGGATATCGCCTCATCGAGTTTCTGCTGCTCAATGAGTTCATCGATATATTTAACATAGGCGCGTAGCGTTATATCTGCCATGCAGGCACCTCATTATTAGTATGCTATAGTTGCAAGGTTTGTGCAAGCGAGCGAGGGGGATATTAATGGAAATCTTAAAATATTTCGATCGTTCGATTTAAGACAGCCCACCGAAACGTTTTTTCATCGAATCTGACAGGAAAGATGACTCAAATTGACCCACAGCCGCGAATTCTTTCTTCGTCACTATAAACTGTGTTGCGATCGAATTCGTTCTACCAGCGAGTTTATTGTGGGCTCGGGGAAGGGGGCAGGACCCAGGCGATCGTCCTCGAGAGCGAGATCCTGCGTGGCAAGCAGGACGGCCCGAACGTTGTCTCTCAGCGCTTCAGGGTCGTATCCGCCTTCCAGGCAGTAAACTATTCGTCCCATACTGTAAACGTCTGCATAGCTTTTGAGTAATTCGGCGAGGCGGTGGTATCCACTCGTGGTCAATTGAAGACCGGCCAGGGGGTCGTTCCAGTGTGCGTCAAAACCGGCCGAGACCAAGATGAGATCCGGAGTAACGTGCTCGCACAGCGGTTCAAGGATCTCCATGAAGATTCTTGCGAAGGCTTCATCGCCTGCCCGTGGCGGCAGCGGCACGTTTACGATTGTATTTTCCCCTGCATCGATCCCCGTCTCCTCGACAAATCCAGTCCCGGGATAAATTCCGGATTGGTGAGTCGATAGATAGAATACTTGCGGATCTCGTTCGAAGATGTCCTGTGTCCCATTACCATGATGGACGTCGAAATCGACGATCAATACCCGTTCCATACCCAACGATTGTGCGTGACGAGCGGCGATGGCGATGTTGTTTAGAAGACAAAACCCCATGGCTTTCGTGAATGTGGCGTGATGTCCGGGTGGACGGACCAACGCGAATCCGCGCTTCGCTTCTCCACCGGCCACCCTCGAAACGATTTCGAGTAAGCCGCCTGCGGCCAGGAGCGCCGCTTGGTAGGATGCTGGAGTGACATAAGTATCACCGTAATCGACGAATGCAGGTCCTTGTTGCGCAGCTTGCTCGAGGGCTTGTACATAATTCTCGGGGTGCACGGATGTAACCGCACCAAGATCTGCGCTCACGGGTTCGATGTATCGAAGGGACTCACTCAGCGGCGGTGTAAAGATTTGATCGAAGAATTGAAAGCGACGCGGACTTTCCGGATGACCTTCCAACATGTGATCGGGTGA is a genomic window of Anaerolineales bacterium containing:
- a CDS encoding histone deacetylase encodes the protein MSHSNSSLYTLVSSPDHMLEGHPESPRRFQFFDQIFTPPLSESLRYIEPVSADLGAVTSVHPENYVQALEQAAQQGPAFVDYGDTYVTPASYQAALLAAGGLLEIVSRVAGGEAKRGFALVRPPGHHATFTKAMGFCLLNNIAIAARHAQSLGMERVLIVDFDVHHGNGTQDIFERDPQVFYLSTHQSGIYPGTGFVEETGIDAGENTIVNVPLPPRAGDEAFARIFMEILEPLCEHVTPDLILVSAGFDAHWNDPLAGLQLTTSGYHRLAELLKSYADVYSMGRIVYCLEGGYDPEALRDNVRAVLLATQDLALEDDRLGPAPFPEPTINSLVERIRSQHSL